A single Streptomyces mirabilis DNA region contains:
- a CDS encoding GntR family transcriptional regulator: MPAAPSVTAPPATKQPPAADRVYAHVKRGVLERRYEGGTLLTEGELAEAVGVSRTPVREALLRLEVEGLIKLYPKKGALVLPVSAQEIADVVETRQLVEEHSVRKAVPASPHLIARLEELLAQQKEQAAAGDLAGAAVTDRCFHAEIVRSGGNEILSRLYDQLRDRQLRMGVAVMHAHPDRITKTLTEHEAILEALRSGDAEAAVNIVHGHVSWFSNLARGEVR, translated from the coding sequence ATGCCTGCCGCGCCGTCCGTGACCGCTCCGCCCGCCACCAAGCAACCCCCCGCCGCCGACCGCGTCTACGCCCACGTCAAGCGGGGTGTCCTGGAACGTCGTTACGAGGGCGGGACGCTGCTCACCGAGGGCGAACTCGCCGAGGCCGTGGGTGTCTCGCGCACGCCGGTGCGCGAGGCGTTGCTCCGGCTCGAGGTCGAGGGCCTGATCAAGCTCTACCCGAAGAAGGGCGCGCTCGTCCTGCCCGTCTCCGCGCAGGAGATCGCGGACGTGGTCGAGACACGGCAACTCGTGGAGGAACACTCGGTCCGCAAGGCCGTACCCGCGTCGCCGCATCTCATCGCGCGCCTGGAGGAACTCCTCGCACAGCAGAAGGAGCAGGCCGCCGCGGGAGACCTGGCCGGCGCCGCCGTCACCGACCGCTGCTTCCACGCCGAGATCGTCCGAAGCGGCGGCAACGAGATCCTCTCCCGGCTCTACGACCAGTTGCGCGACCGGCAGTTGCGGATGGGCGTCGCCGTGATGCACGCGCATCCGGACCGGATCACCAAGACGCTCACCGAGCACGAGGCGATCCTCGAAGCGCTGCGGTCCGGCGACGCGGAGGCGGCGGTCAATATCGTCCACGGTCACGTCAGCTGGTTCTCGAACCTGGCGCGGGGAGAGGTCCGATGA
- a CDS encoding MFS transporter — translation MSSHSAVSLPGDPPGGRRAIGVWGIGVSVYFVAVIFRTSLGVAGLDAADRFHVNASALSTFSILQLLVYAGMQIPVGLLVDGLGTKKVLTIGVLLFTAGQLGFAFSSTYGMALASRALLGCGDAMTFISVLRLGTRWFPARRGPLVAQLAGLVGMAGNLVSTLVIARLLHGVGWTTAFAGSAFAGVVVLVLLLLFLKDHPEGHEPEPFPHQGAAYVRRQIAASWREPGTRLGMWVHFTTQFPAMVFLLLWGMPFLVQAQGLSRATAGELLTLVVLSNMFVGLVYGQIVARHHAARLPLALGTVTATAVVWASALAYPGDRDPMWLLVVLCAVLGACGPASMIGFDFARPANPPERQGTASGITNMGGFVASMTTLFAIGVLLDATGDNYRVAFSAVFVLQALGLSQIFRLRKQAARRERERLVASRVETVHVPA, via the coding sequence ATGAGCTCCCACTCGGCCGTCTCGCTCCCCGGAGACCCGCCCGGCGGACGCCGGGCGATCGGCGTCTGGGGCATCGGCGTCTCCGTCTATTTCGTCGCCGTCATCTTCCGTACGTCGCTGGGAGTGGCCGGGCTCGACGCCGCGGACCGCTTCCATGTGAACGCCTCCGCGCTCTCCACCTTCTCGATCCTCCAACTCCTCGTCTACGCGGGCATGCAGATACCCGTGGGACTGCTGGTCGACGGCCTCGGCACCAAGAAGGTGCTGACCATCGGCGTACTGCTCTTCACCGCGGGCCAGTTGGGCTTCGCGTTCTCCTCCACGTACGGGATGGCGCTGGCCTCGCGCGCGCTGCTGGGCTGCGGGGACGCGATGACGTTCATCAGCGTGCTGCGCCTGGGCACGCGATGGTTCCCGGCGCGGCGGGGGCCGTTGGTCGCGCAGCTCGCCGGACTTGTGGGCATGGCGGGCAACCTGGTCTCCACCCTTGTCATCGCGCGGTTGCTGCACGGGGTGGGGTGGACGACGGCGTTCGCGGGCAGCGCGTTCGCCGGGGTCGTCGTCCTCGTGCTCCTTCTTCTCTTCCTGAAGGACCACCCCGAGGGGCACGAGCCGGAACCGTTCCCGCATCAGGGGGCCGCGTACGTGCGCCGGCAGATCGCGGCGTCGTGGCGGGAACCCGGTACGCGGCTGGGAATGTGGGTGCACTTCACGACACAGTTCCCGGCGATGGTCTTCCTGCTCCTGTGGGGTATGCCGTTCCTGGTCCAGGCGCAGGGGCTGTCGCGGGCGACGGCCGGTGAACTGCTCACCCTCGTGGTGCTGTCCAACATGTTCGTGGGTCTTGTCTACGGACAGATCGTCGCCCGGCATCACGCGGCGCGGCTGCCGCTGGCGCTCGGGACCGTGACGGCGACGGCGGTGGTCTGGGCGAGTGCGCTGGCGTATCCCGGTGACCGGGATCCCATGTGGCTGCTGGTCGTGCTGTGCGCGGTGCTCGGGGCGTGTGGGCCGGCTTCCATGATCGGGTTCGACTTCGCGCGGCCCGCGAATCCGCCGGAGCGGCAGGGGACCGCGTCCGGGATCACCAACATGGGTGGTTTCGTCGCCTCCATGACGACGTTGTTCGCGATCGGCGTGCTGCTGGACGCGACCGGGGACAACTATCGCGTCGCCTTCTCCGCCGTGTTCGTTCTTCAGGCGCTGGGGCTGAGCCAGATCTTCCGGTTGCGGAAGCAGGCGGCGCGCAGGGAGCGTGAGCGGTTGGTGGCCAGCCGCGTGGAGACGGTACACGTCCCCGCGTAG
- a CDS encoding D-alanyl-D-alanine carboxypeptidase family protein has protein sequence MITGIKGTRFRRAAAVTVTTGAVLAAGAFGAAPAGAVTTPTIAAAGGYVMNNGTAKTLYTKAADTQRSTGSTTKIMTAKVVLAQPNLNLDAKVTIQKAYSDYIVANTASSAHLIVGDKVTVRQLLYGLMLPSGCDAAYALADKFGSGSTRAARVKSFIGKMNTTAKSLGMTKTKFDSFDGIGNGNNYSTPRDLTKLASSAMKSATFRTVVKTKSYTAKTVTKTGSIRTMAAWTNTNTLLSSYSGTIGVKTGSGPEAKYCLVFAATRNGKTIIGTVLASTSITQRATDATKLLNYGFAK, from the coding sequence TTGATTACCGGCATTAAGGGCACGCGTTTCCGTCGAGCCGCCGCTGTCACCGTCACCACCGGCGCCGTGCTGGCGGCCGGAGCTTTCGGGGCCGCCCCCGCAGGGGCCGTCACGACGCCCACGATCGCCGCCGCCGGCGGCTACGTGATGAACAACGGCACGGCCAAGACCTTGTACACCAAGGCTGCGGACACCCAGCGTTCCACCGGTTCCACCACCAAGATCATGACCGCCAAGGTCGTGCTCGCGCAGCCGAACCTCAACCTCGACGCCAAGGTCACGATCCAGAAGGCGTACAGCGACTACATCGTCGCCAACACCGCGTCCTCCGCCCACCTGATCGTCGGTGACAAGGTCACCGTCCGTCAGCTCCTCTACGGTCTGATGCTGCCGTCCGGCTGTGACGCCGCCTACGCGCTCGCCGACAAGTTCGGCTCGGGCTCCACCCGTGCCGCCCGTGTGAAGTCGTTCATCGGCAAGATGAACACCACGGCGAAGAGCCTCGGCATGACGAAGACGAAGTTCGACTCGTTCGACGGCATCGGCAACGGCAACAACTACTCGACGCCGCGCGACCTGACGAAGCTCGCCAGCAGCGCGATGAAGAGCGCCACGTTCCGCACGGTCGTCAAGACCAAGTCGTACACGGCGAAGACCGTCACGAAGACCGGCAGCATCCGCACCATGGCGGCGTGGACCAACACGAACACGCTGCTCAGCAGCTACAGCGGCACCATCGGCGTGAAGACCGGCTCCGGCCCCGAGGCCAAGTACTGCCTCGTCTTCGCCGCCACCCGCAACGGCAAGACGATCATCGGCACGGTTCTCGCGTCGACCTCGATCACCCAGCGCGCCACGGACGCCACCAAGCTCCTCAACTACGGCTTCGCCAAGTAG